Proteins from a genomic interval of Armatimonadota bacterium:
- the panC gene encoding pantoate--beta-alanine ligase, translating into MQMVATVQALRVLLAAPRGAGKTIGLVPTMGSFHDGHLSLMRASRERDDVVVVSLFVNPTQFGPGDDYLEYPRDLERDARMADEAGAHLLFAPPEDEMYPPGDATLVEVTGDLTDRLCGAFRPGHFRGVATVVAKLLGIVQPHRAYFGEKDYQQLMVVRRLVADLHLPVEIVGVATVREPDGLAMSSRNRYLSPPEREAATVLYRSLAQARELVRAGVREAGEVLARARETIVREPLVKLQYLEAADAGSLAPVERICGPTVLALAAYVGNTRLIDNVIVEG; encoded by the coding sequence GTGCAGATGGTCGCCACAGTCCAAGCGCTTCGCGTGTTGCTGGCCGCGCCCCGCGGCGCCGGCAAGACGATCGGATTGGTGCCCACCATGGGTTCCTTCCACGACGGGCATCTCTCCCTCATGCGCGCTTCACGCGAGCGCGATGACGTGGTGGTGGTCAGCCTCTTCGTCAATCCCACGCAGTTCGGCCCCGGCGATGACTACCTCGAATATCCGCGCGACCTCGAGCGCGACGCGCGCATGGCTGACGAAGCGGGCGCGCACCTGCTGTTCGCGCCGCCCGAGGATGAGATGTATCCGCCCGGTGACGCGACGTTGGTCGAGGTCACGGGGGACTTGACCGACCGCCTCTGCGGGGCCTTCCGGCCCGGCCATTTTCGCGGGGTGGCGACGGTGGTGGCCAAGCTGCTGGGCATCGTTCAGCCGCACCGCGCGTATTTCGGCGAGAAGGACTACCAGCAGCTCATGGTAGTGCGCCGCCTGGTGGCCGACCTCCACCTGCCGGTCGAGATCGTCGGCGTGGCGACGGTACGGGAACCGGACGGCCTGGCGATGAGCTCGCGCAACCGCTACCTGTCGCCGCCCGAGCGCGAAGCCGCGACTGTGCTCTACCGGTCGCTGGCGCAAGCCCGGGAGCTGGTGCGCGCGGGGGTCCGGGAGGCGGGGGAAGTGCTCGCCCGCGCGCGCGAGACGATTGTCCGGGAGCCGCTGGTCAAGCTGCAGTATCTCGAAGCGGCGGACGCGGGCAGCTTGGCCCCGGTCGAGCGCATCTGCGGGCCGACGGTGCTCGCCCTCGCCGCATACGTGGGTAATACTCGATTGATAGACAATGTCATCGTAGAAGGGTGA
- a CDS encoding type II secretion system F family protein, which yields MQTFRYEAKATTGDIVRGSVEAETEHGAVERIREMGYWVLRVKGERARPAVTWYQNLARGYFSFILHRVNTKSRAIWYRSFSSLLGAGINVHEAALTLAQRTRNRTLRRVAREIAEAAERGRPMSPVLERYASTFPLFARALVETGEETGLLNETMEQLAAFYDSMYELEMAFRIETFYPKAVLLLFILIPPIIPAVAGSSGAGRLVFDWHVYLQTILHSIGLWVVALVGFWFLWRLLMQAPPLHQGWDRAKLLIPWIGGIVRRTALVRWARAMAMLIRAGVPLRRALAAAAAATGNEAMAASLQRELPRVMSGESLSAVMALSREFPEQAIDMVATGERTGEIDKMLDKLADYFHAEATTSGKQTAVIAGVAFYLLVAVMVGMFVISFWIGYFSGLGDLLSGAGEGF from the coding sequence GTGCAGACCTTTAGGTACGAAGCCAAGGCCACCACCGGCGATATCGTTCGCGGCAGCGTCGAGGCCGAAACCGAGCACGGCGCGGTCGAGCGGATCCGGGAGATGGGGTACTGGGTGCTGCGCGTCAAGGGGGAGCGCGCGCGCCCGGCGGTAACGTGGTACCAGAACCTCGCGCGGGGTTACTTCTCCTTCATCCTCCATCGCGTCAACACCAAGTCACGCGCCATCTGGTACCGCTCCTTCTCCAGTCTGCTGGGCGCGGGCATCAACGTGCACGAGGCGGCGCTCACCCTCGCGCAGCGCACGCGCAACCGCACCCTGCGCCGGGTCGCACGCGAGATCGCCGAAGCGGCCGAACGCGGACGGCCGATGTCCCCGGTGCTGGAGCGCTATGCAAGCACCTTCCCCCTCTTCGCCCGGGCGCTGGTGGAGACGGGCGAGGAGACCGGCCTGCTCAACGAGACGATGGAACAGTTGGCGGCCTTTTACGACTCGATGTACGAGCTGGAGATGGCCTTTCGGATTGAGACGTTCTACCCGAAAGCCGTATTGCTCCTGTTCATCCTCATCCCCCCTATCATCCCGGCGGTCGCGGGATCGAGCGGCGCCGGCCGGCTGGTCTTCGACTGGCACGTTTACCTGCAGACCATTCTCCACAGCATCGGCCTGTGGGTGGTCGCGCTGGTCGGCTTCTGGTTCCTGTGGCGGCTGCTGATGCAGGCGCCGCCGCTGCACCAAGGCTGGGATCGCGCCAAGCTCCTGATCCCGTGGATCGGGGGCATCGTGCGGCGCACCGCCCTCGTGCGCTGGGCGCGGGCGATGGCGATGCTGATTCGCGCGGGGGTGCCGCTGCGGCGCGCCCTCGCCGCCGCCGCGGCCGCCACCGGCAACGAAGCCATGGCCGCCTCCCTGCAGCGGGAGCTTCCGCGCGTGATGTCGGGCGAGTCCTTGAGCGCGGTCATGGCGCTGTCGCGCGAGTTCCCCGAGCAAGCGATTGACATGGTCGCCACCGGCGAGCGCACCGGCGAAATTGACAAGATGCTCGACAAGCTGGCCGACTACTTCCATGCCGAGGCTACCACCTCCGGTAAGCAGACGGCGGTCATCGCCGGCGTCGCGTTCTACCTGCTGGTGGCGGTGATGGTCGGCATGTTCGTCATCAGCTTCTGGATCGGCTACTTCAGCGGCCTCGGCGACCTGCTGTCGGGCGCCGGAGAAGGGTTCTGA
- the folK gene encoding 2-amino-4-hydroxy-6-hydroxymethyldihydropteridine diphosphokinase produces MVRAPQTRVYLSLGSNLGDRRANLKRALRELAQTPGLTISSASRVYRSAPAEVTDQPEFLNLAAEARTSLPPCDLLQAVKRIERELGRPDRSGRWGPRVIDIDLLLYDGVQMETPELTLPHPRMWGRGFVLAPLAEIAPQLTMPDGRRVTDIADAMAQEQDVSADL; encoded by the coding sequence ATGGTTAGGGCCCCGCAGACCCGTGTGTACCTGTCGCTCGGCTCCAATCTCGGCGACCGCCGCGCGAACCTCAAGCGCGCTCTGCGCGAGCTCGCCCAGACCCCGGGGTTGACGATATCCAGCGCGTCGCGGGTGTATCGCAGCGCTCCGGCGGAAGTCACCGATCAGCCCGAGTTCCTGAATCTGGCGGCGGAGGCGCGAACGAGCCTGCCGCCGTGCGACCTGCTGCAGGCGGTCAAGCGCATCGAACGAGAGTTGGGGCGCCCCGACCGGTCGGGGCGCTGGGGGCCGCGGGTCATAGACATTGACCTGCTGCTCTATGACGGCGTGCAGATGGAGACGCCGGAGCTGACCCTCCCCCATCCGCGCATGTGGGGGCGGGGGTTCGTGCTGGCGCCGCTGGCGGAGATCGCGCCCCAGCTGACGATGCCCGACGGGCGCCGGGTGACCGACATCGCCGACGCCATGGCGCAGGAACAGGACGTCAGTGCAGACCTTTAG
- the folP gene encoding dihydropteroate synthase produces the protein MGGEADITAELQRMGAPPADAADITAEARLRLVKIDAVPAAAAAVVRREMSACGGRAVIGGAKDQASGCLLVGTIADFRRLCERLVSAPHGLDRAAAEIGRALRDFDTPLSGALSCGSRTLPLGERTLVMGVINATADSFSGDGLGGDIAAMIARGEAMATAGADLLDLGGESTRPGADPVDSHSEIARVVPVIEGLRRRVAAPISIDTYKPEVARAALDAGASVINDISGLRADPEMAALAAARGAPVVVMHMQGTPKTMQQAPDYDDLLGEIASSLRDSVELAERAGVPRHQVVIDPGFGFGKTVNHNLEIVRRLRELKSLGQPVLLGPSRKSTIGRVLDLPPQERLEGTLAVLALAVANGVDIVRVHDVAAAVRALRMADAVVRGWAGD, from the coding sequence TTGGGGGGTGAGGCGGACATCACCGCTGAGCTGCAGCGCATGGGCGCCCCTCCCGCCGACGCCGCCGACATCACGGCTGAGGCGCGACTGCGGCTAGTCAAGATAGACGCCGTGCCCGCCGCGGCGGCCGCCGTGGTGCGACGCGAGATGTCGGCCTGCGGCGGCCGCGCCGTGATCGGCGGCGCCAAGGACCAAGCGAGCGGTTGCCTGCTCGTGGGGACGATCGCGGACTTTCGGCGCCTGTGCGAGCGGCTGGTTTCCGCGCCCCACGGCCTCGACCGGGCGGCGGCGGAAATCGGGCGCGCCCTGCGCGATTTCGATACGCCCCTCTCCGGCGCTCTGAGCTGCGGCTCGCGCACGCTCCCGCTCGGCGAGCGAACCCTGGTCATGGGCGTGATCAACGCCACTGCCGATTCCTTCTCGGGTGACGGCCTGGGGGGCGACATCGCGGCGATGATCGCACGCGGCGAGGCGATGGCGACCGCGGGTGCGGACCTCCTGGACCTCGGCGGCGAGTCAACGCGTCCCGGTGCAGACCCGGTGGACAGCCACAGCGAGATCGCGCGCGTGGTGCCGGTGATCGAGGGGCTGCGCCGCCGCGTCGCCGCGCCCATATCCATCGATACCTACAAGCCCGAGGTGGCGCGCGCCGCGCTCGACGCCGGGGCCAGCGTCATCAATGACATCAGCGGCTTGCGCGCGGATCCCGAGATGGCCGCGCTCGCCGCCGCTCGCGGCGCGCCGGTCGTGGTCATGCACATGCAGGGCACACCCAAGACCATGCAGCAAGCCCCTGACTACGACGACCTCCTGGGCGAGATTGCGTCCTCTCTCCGTGATTCCGTGGAGCTGGCCGAGCGCGCCGGCGTACCGCGCCATCAGGTGGTGATAGACCCCGGCTTCGGCTTCGGCAAGACGGTCAATCACAACCTGGAGATCGTCCGCCGGCTGCGGGAGCTCAAGAGCCTCGGGCAGCCGGTGCTGCTGGGGCCGTCGCGCAAGTCCACCATTGGCAGGGTGCTCGACCTTCCCCCGCAGGAACGATTGGAGGGCACGCTGGCGGTGCTGGCGCTGGCGGTCGCCAACGGCGTGGATATCGTGCGCGTTCACGATGTGGCCGCCGCCGTGCGAGCGCTGCGCATGGCTGACGCGGTGGTGCGCGGCTGGGCTGGCGACTAG
- a CDS encoding tetratricopeptide repeat protein: MSSKITSAAVARERAALVDAHRRARRLAAKGDFASAIELLRGRVRCAKRLHQRRQTAALVPALITLGSCCVEAGLAQEGMRHLRRAIDLDPRNTEAYCALARACESCHLPDIAVELFQEAVRADPDCACAHKGLASYYLAQERFEDAARECLRATELDPDYEPSYVELALASERAGDAAQAAAALEQAIRINPDNLQYRLGLARNLMLQGRLRESADCLRRTARAFPDSIEVRCALAEVCADLGCHDETIEHATEIRVLAPTNPAGYELLAVGYYQSGRLADALAAVRRLTRLQPREAHHHLKLGVLLQQQGHVAQAMHEYLRAEMMSAGDDDDTAHACRQAIDNLDDVQVRQVLLRAAEDRVFRVKLLRDPARALRDHGFHLSDEAMDALSRMDLELAHPWADDAGPRVYH, translated from the coding sequence ATGAGTTCCAAGATAACGAGCGCTGCGGTCGCACGTGAGCGCGCCGCGCTGGTGGACGCTCACCGACGGGCGCGGCGACTGGCGGCCAAGGGCGACTTCGCCTCCGCTATCGAGCTCCTTCGCGGTCGCGTGCGATGCGCGAAGCGCCTGCACCAGCGCAGGCAGACGGCCGCGCTGGTCCCCGCGCTGATAACCCTCGGGTCGTGCTGCGTTGAGGCGGGACTGGCGCAGGAAGGCATGAGGCACCTGCGCCGGGCCATTGATCTCGATCCGCGCAACACCGAGGCGTACTGCGCCCTCGCGCGCGCCTGCGAGTCGTGCCACTTGCCGGATATCGCCGTAGAGTTGTTCCAGGAGGCTGTGCGCGCCGATCCCGACTGCGCGTGCGCGCACAAGGGTCTGGCCTCGTACTACCTGGCGCAGGAGCGCTTTGAGGATGCCGCCCGGGAGTGCCTGCGCGCGACCGAGCTCGACCCGGACTACGAGCCGAGCTACGTTGAGCTGGCCCTCGCCAGCGAACGCGCCGGCGATGCCGCGCAGGCGGCGGCGGCCCTCGAGCAGGCCATCCGCATCAACCCGGACAACCTTCAGTATCGGCTCGGCCTCGCCCGCAATCTCATGCTGCAGGGGCGCCTGCGCGAATCCGCCGACTGTCTGCGCCGGACTGCGCGCGCCTTTCCCGACAGCATCGAGGTGCGCTGCGCGCTGGCGGAAGTGTGCGCGGATCTCGGCTGCCACGACGAGACCATCGAGCACGCGACTGAGATTCGGGTGCTCGCGCCCACCAATCCCGCCGGCTACGAGTTGCTGGCGGTGGGCTACTACCAGAGCGGCCGCCTGGCGGATGCGCTGGCGGCGGTGCGACGTCTCACTCGCCTCCAGCCCCGGGAGGCGCACCACCACCTCAAGCTCGGAGTGCTCCTGCAGCAGCAGGGACATGTCGCCCAGGCAATGCACGAGTACCTGCGCGCGGAGATGATGAGCGCAGGCGACGACGATGACACCGCCCATGCCTGTCGCCAGGCGATCGACAACCTCGACGACGTGCAGGTGCGGCAAGTACTGCTGCGCGCAGCCGAGGACCGCGTGTTCCGCGTCAAGCTGCTGCGCGACCCCGCCCGCGCGCTGCGCGACCATGGCTTCCACCTGAGCGACGAGGCGATGGATGCGCTGTCGAGGATGGACCTGGAGTTGGCGCACCCGTGGGCTGATGACGCCGGCCCTCGCGTCTACCACTAG
- a CDS encoding sensor domain-containing diguanylate cyclase, whose amino-acid sequence MSAVEPGRPPALGRPFTGLAGLSDPPTPTVQVTSVVRLVVLLTVVIMVRLRDPRLAIGPLDLLLGMGGVYVLATTFLPRREPVEGLTRFFLICDIGLISGLVWYTGGTRSEYYLLYYLPILHGAARLNFRDAITTSLLAGLSYVLIAIGTGPMVPVVTTSLLRAGTFGGSVVILAIFFAMLAHEARANRLLNRRLQEALESVSAVYDVARAGSARDSVRDVLDTMLRQATRLSEADSGALAMLDDDGKFQVLARQHAEGAPELDFDEELAREAVERRDSVSREAGQPDAASPVRRVAVPLFVGRSPLAVLQVRSGSPSGLSVHEIELLRAMCAEGGMAIENVRLRAETKRAAAVDYLTGIYNRREFERRLEAEIRRTARHGGQVSLVLLDADDFKHCNDSYGHQAGDQVLQALAGRLEAVIRTEDTAARYGGDEFAIILPQTDISGARAVADKIQRELGALRFGWAADGWQPTVSIGVAASEGELSASLLLQKADRALYEAKDSGRSKVCEWRRGARVVPRHAT is encoded by the coding sequence ATGTCCGCAGTCGAGCCCGGACGGCCGCCGGCGCTGGGCCGTCCCTTTACCGGCTTAGCCGGCCTCAGCGATCCACCGACGCCGACGGTGCAGGTAACGTCCGTCGTGCGCCTGGTGGTGCTGCTGACGGTTGTGATCATGGTGCGCCTGCGAGACCCGCGCCTGGCGATCGGGCCGCTCGATCTGCTGCTGGGAATGGGCGGCGTTTATGTCCTGGCCACGACCTTTCTGCCGCGGCGGGAGCCGGTGGAGGGGCTCACTCGCTTCTTCCTCATCTGCGACATCGGCTTGATCTCCGGGCTGGTGTGGTACACGGGGGGAACGCGCAGCGAGTACTATCTGCTCTACTACCTGCCCATCCTCCACGGGGCGGCTCGCCTCAACTTCCGTGACGCCATCACCACCTCGCTGCTGGCGGGGTTGAGCTACGTCCTCATCGCGATTGGCACCGGGCCGATGGTGCCGGTGGTGACGACGAGCTTGCTTCGCGCCGGAACCTTCGGGGGATCGGTGGTGATTCTCGCCATCTTCTTCGCCATGCTGGCGCATGAGGCGCGCGCCAATCGCCTGCTGAACCGGCGTCTGCAAGAGGCGCTGGAGAGCGTGTCTGCCGTCTATGATGTGGCGCGGGCGGGCAGCGCCCGTGACAGCGTGCGGGACGTGCTGGACACGATGCTGCGTCAGGCGACGCGCCTATCGGAGGCCGACAGCGGGGCGCTGGCGATGCTGGATGACGACGGCAAGTTCCAAGTGCTCGCGCGGCAGCACGCGGAGGGCGCGCCGGAGTTGGACTTCGACGAGGAACTGGCGCGCGAGGCGGTGGAGCGGCGCGACTCGGTGTCGCGCGAAGCAGGCCAGCCGGATGCCGCGAGTCCGGTGCGGCGGGTGGCGGTGCCGTTGTTCGTCGGGCGCAGTCCGCTAGCGGTGCTGCAAGTGCGTAGCGGCTCGCCGAGCGGTCTCAGCGTGCACGAGATCGAACTGCTGCGGGCCATGTGCGCGGAGGGCGGCATGGCGATCGAGAACGTGCGCCTGCGCGCGGAGACCAAGCGCGCCGCCGCGGTGGACTACCTTACGGGGATCTATAACCGGCGCGAGTTCGAGCGGCGCCTGGAGGCGGAGATCCGCCGCACCGCGCGCCATGGCGGGCAGGTGTCGCTGGTGCTGCTGGACGCGGACGACTTTAAGCACTGCAATGATTCCTACGGGCACCAGGCAGGCGATCAGGTGCTGCAGGCGCTCGCGGGCCGCCTCGAGGCCGTCATTCGCACTGAGGACACTGCCGCGCGCTACGGCGGGGACGAGTTCGCCATCATCCTGCCGCAGACCGATATCTCCGGCGCTCGGGCAGTCGCCGACAAGATACAGCGCGAGCTGGGGGCGCTGCGGTTTGGCTGGGCCGCCGACGGCTGGCAGCCCACGGTCAGCATCGGCGTGGCTGCATCAGAGGGCGAACTCTCGGCCAGCCTGCTCCTGCAGAAGGCGGATCGCGCTTTGTACGAGGCCAAGGATTCGGGCAGGAGCAAGGTCTGCGAGTGGCGGCGGGGAGCGCGCGTCGTGCCCCGACACGCAACGTGA
- a CDS encoding sensor domain-containing diguanylate cyclase — protein sequence MKNHYPQVLDRVASVVRAVVLLTTTIMTRLRAYPGAPGLGLDLFLAFGGVYILVTAMAQHYARRHRPDTGALVSLDVFYITGLVWHTGGLHSEYYLLYYLPILNASMRLDFRQAIMSSALAGLCYALIMVAGGLESTVVSTAALQLATFGGSALVLALFFGTVATLSRGQRQLTDRLERAVERLSALYRVARAVHTENGLQSVADTTLELALELSCASAGYLALSGEAGQLTVMATRVAAGEHETGRDFGQVAVTSRAQRARTHMCEQPPFDLHLAEHCLVQRAPTVTDPLGRHPELNRPGDGCCAVSVPLAYGDHTYGALQLFSRSGDTFAQAELELLTALTQEAAVAIENARLATEVRRLSVTDELTGLYHRSEFRRLLTAEVEAARVNGAPIAVVLFDVDGMRGINSEHGHAAGDAVLLAFADLLRRYVRSQDIVARFGGDELAVLLPHGGIDAARAVSTRVCQAMAHREFRFEGEDEAHCVTLCAGAVVAREMPSNADQLIGRADEALFEAREAGAGQIRFWEATVRRGIVTEVGRIVERMQDSSQQWR from the coding sequence ATGAAGAATCACTACCCCCAGGTGCTCGATAGAGTCGCGTCAGTAGTGCGCGCCGTCGTCCTGCTGACGACCACCATCATGACGCGCCTGCGTGCCTATCCCGGCGCGCCCGGCCTTGGACTGGACCTCTTCCTCGCCTTCGGCGGCGTCTATATCCTGGTGACGGCGATGGCCCAGCACTACGCGCGCCGTCACCGGCCCGACACCGGGGCGCTGGTGAGCCTGGACGTGTTTTACATTACCGGGCTGGTGTGGCATACCGGCGGCTTGCACAGTGAGTACTATCTGCTCTATTACCTGCCCATTCTGAACGCCAGCATGCGGCTGGATTTCCGTCAGGCGATCATGTCGTCGGCGCTGGCCGGACTCTGCTACGCGCTAATCATGGTCGCGGGCGGCCTCGAGTCCACGGTCGTCAGCACCGCGGCGCTGCAGCTGGCGACATTCGGCGGGTCGGCGCTGGTGTTGGCGCTGTTTTTCGGGACCGTGGCGACGCTCTCCAGGGGCCAGCGCCAGCTGACGGACCGGCTCGAACGCGCAGTCGAGCGACTGTCGGCACTCTACCGCGTCGCCCGCGCGGTGCACACCGAGAACGGCCTGCAAAGCGTGGCGGACACGACCCTGGAGTTGGCGCTGGAGCTGTCGTGCGCGAGCGCCGGCTACCTGGCGCTAAGCGGTGAGGCCGGCCAACTGACGGTGATGGCGACCCGCGTCGCCGCCGGCGAGCACGAGACCGGGCGCGACTTCGGCCAAGTCGCGGTTACCTCGCGCGCTCAGCGAGCGCGCACCCATATGTGTGAGCAACCGCCGTTCGATCTCCACCTGGCGGAGCACTGCCTGGTGCAGCGGGCGCCGACCGTGACCGACCCGCTGGGGCGGCATCCGGAGCTCAACCGCCCAGGCGACGGCTGCTGTGCGGTGTCGGTGCCCCTTGCGTACGGAGATCATACCTACGGGGCGCTGCAGCTCTTTAGTCGCTCCGGCGACACCTTCGCGCAGGCGGAGCTGGAGCTGTTGACGGCGCTGACGCAGGAGGCCGCGGTGGCGATTGAGAACGCGCGCCTGGCGACCGAGGTGCGCCGGCTGTCGGTGACCGACGAACTCACCGGCCTCTATCATCGCAGCGAGTTCCGGCGGCTGCTGACGGCGGAGGTCGAAGCGGCGCGCGTAAACGGCGCTCCCATTGCCGTCGTGCTGTTCGATGTGGACGGCATGCGTGGCATCAACTCCGAGCACGGACACGCGGCCGGGGATGCGGTGCTGCTGGCGTTCGCCGACCTGCTGCGGCGCTATGTGCGGTCGCAGGACATCGTCGCGCGCTTCGGCGGCGACGAGCTCGCGGTGCTGCTGCCGCACGGCGGGATTGACGCGGCCCGCGCAGTGTCAACGCGGGTGTGCCAGGCCATGGCTCACCGCGAGTTCCGATTCGAGGGTGAAGACGAGGCGCACTGTGTCACGCTGTGCGCGGGCGCCGTGGTGGCACGCGAAATGCCCAGCAACGCGGACCAGCTCATCGGCCGCGCCGACGAAGCCCTGTTCGAGGCGCGCGAGGCCGGCGCCGGGCAGATCCGCTTCTGGGAGGCGACGGTGCGCCGCGGCATCGTGACCGAGGTGGGCCGCATCGTCGAACGCATGCAGGACTCGTCGCAGCAGTGGCGTTGA
- a CDS encoding sodium-translocating pyrophosphatase, whose product MGDASQAGAAMSESQIVLPHLQPLEIGMLWAVLATAIIALLYGWHLTRKVMRASPGSDAMQSVGAAIHDGAMAYLGRQFRTMIWLILAITIGLYFLYLGKYAEDRMIPLGIALSFLMGVFASYGAGYVGMGLAVRANVRVANAALGSFKRALELAFQAGTVSGMFTVGLGLLGATVIFLAFKENAMRVLVGFGFGGSLAALFMRVGGGIFTKAADVGADLVGKVEKGIPEDDPRNAAVIADNVGDNVGDCAGMAADVFESYEVTLVAAIILGAAAIFLGKDMGFGLKLIIYPLLVRAVGVFASIAGTWFVRGRDDESMNPMQPINIGFWVSALLAAVGFGVATLFYLPDWRFFFATLMGIVLALIIGRLTEHFTATDKGPVTEIARATRTGAATMLLAGLAEGMESSVWAILAICLTMLGSFVIFGGNLALAFYGVALAGLGLLTTTAYILAMDTFGPISDNANGIFEMSGALKEGDSENVAAHRIVARLDAVGNTTKALTKGFAIATAVLAATALFASFAAEGGLAGGIPVDYPPVFIGLLIGGAVPFLFSSFAIRAVGRAASLLVEEVRRQFREIPGIMEGTGRPDYSRCVAISTAAAQKELIGPGLLAIATPIAVAFGLGPAALGGYLAGAILTGQLLAVFMANTGGAWDNAKKKIEDGLYGGKGSDNHKAAVIGDTVGDPLKDTAGPALNPLIKVMNLVAILIAPFVAVGQLETMNLAGRALVVAAAIAALAVAVGFSKRSGVTAEPSPGEGGDASG is encoded by the coding sequence ATGGGTGACGCATCACAGGCGGGCGCGGCGATGAGCGAGTCGCAGATCGTCCTCCCCCACCTCCAGCCGCTGGAGATCGGGATGCTGTGGGCGGTGCTGGCGACGGCGATCATCGCGCTGCTCTATGGCTGGCACCTGACGCGCAAGGTCATGCGCGCGTCACCCGGAAGCGACGCCATGCAGAGCGTCGGCGCCGCCATCCACGACGGCGCCATGGCCTACCTCGGGCGCCAGTTTCGCACCATGATCTGGCTCATCCTGGCCATTACCATCGGGCTCTACTTCCTCTACCTCGGCAAGTACGCCGAGGACCGCATGATCCCGCTGGGCATCGCGCTGTCGTTTCTGATGGGGGTCTTCGCTTCTTACGGCGCCGGCTACGTCGGCATGGGGCTGGCGGTGCGCGCCAACGTGCGGGTCGCCAACGCCGCGCTCGGCAGCTTCAAGCGCGCCCTGGAACTGGCCTTCCAGGCCGGCACGGTCTCGGGCATGTTCACCGTCGGGCTGGGGCTGCTGGGCGCGACCGTCATCTTCCTCGCCTTCAAGGAAAACGCCATGCGCGTGCTGGTGGGCTTCGGCTTCGGCGGCTCGCTGGCCGCCCTCTTCATGCGGGTCGGCGGCGGGATTTTCACCAAAGCGGCTGACGTCGGAGCCGACCTCGTGGGCAAGGTCGAAAAGGGCATCCCCGAGGACGATCCGCGCAATGCGGCGGTCATCGCCGACAACGTCGGCGATAACGTCGGCGACTGCGCGGGGATGGCGGCCGACGTCTTCGAGAGCTACGAGGTAACCCTGGTCGCCGCCATTATCTTGGGCGCGGCCGCCATCTTCCTGGGCAAGGATATGGGCTTCGGGCTCAAGCTCATCATCTATCCCCTGCTGGTGCGCGCGGTGGGGGTGTTCGCCTCCATCGCCGGCACCTGGTTCGTGCGCGGCCGCGACGACGAGAGCATGAATCCGATGCAGCCGATCAACATCGGCTTCTGGGTATCGGCGCTGCTGGCGGCGGTGGGCTTCGGCGTCGCGACCCTCTTCTACCTGCCGGACTGGCGCTTCTTCTTCGCCACCTTAATGGGCATCGTCCTCGCCCTCATCATCGGCCGCCTGACCGAGCACTTCACCGCCACCGACAAGGGGCCGGTGACGGAGATCGCTCGCGCCACCCGCACCGGCGCCGCCACCATGCTTCTCGCCGGGCTGGCGGAGGGCATGGAGAGCAGCGTGTGGGCGATCCTCGCCATCTGTCTGACCATGCTCGGCTCTTTCGTCATCTTCGGCGGCAACCTGGCGCTGGCGTTCTACGGCGTGGCGCTGGCGGGGCTGGGGCTGCTGACTACGACCGCCTACATCCTGGCGATGGACACCTTCGGCCCCATCTCGGATAACGCCAACGGCATCTTCGAGATGTCCGGGGCACTCAAGGAAGGGGATAGCGAGAACGTCGCCGCCCATCGCATCGTCGCGCGGCTGGATGCGGTGGGCAACACCACCAAGGCGCTCACCAAGGGCTTCGCCATCGCCACCGCGGTGCTGGCGGCGACGGCGCTCTTCGCCTCCTTTGCCGCCGAGGGCGGGCTGGCGGGGGGCATCCCGGTGGATTACCCGCCGGTGTTCATCGGCCTGCTCATCGGCGGCGCGGTGCCGTTCCTGTTCTCCAGCTTCGCCATTCGCGCGGTGGGGCGCGCGGCGAGCCTGTTGGTCGAGGAAGTGCGCCGTCAATTCCGCGAGATCCCGGGCATCATGGAGGGCACCGGCCGCCCCGACTACTCGCGCTGCGTCGCGATCAGCACCGCCGCCGCCCAGAAGGAGCTGATCGGACCCGGCCTGCTGGCGATAGCCACGCCCATCGCGGTGGCTTTCGGACTCGGCCCCGCCGCCCTGGGGGGCTACCTTGCGGGAGCGATCCTCACCGGCCAACTCCTGGCCGTGTTCATGGCCAACACCGGCGGCGCGTGGGACAACGCGAAGAAGAAGATCGAGGACGGCCTCTACGGCGGCAAGGGCAGCGACAACCACAAGGCGGCCGTCATCGGCGACACGGTGGGCGATCCGCTCAAGGATACCGCCGGCCCCGCGCTGAACCCGCTGATCAAGGTAATGAACCTGGTCGCGATCCTCATCGCGCCCTTCGTCGCGGTCGGGCAACTGGAGACGATGAACCTGGCCGGGCGGGCGCTGGTGGTGGCGGCGGCTATCGCCGCGCTGGCGGTAGCGGTAGGCTTCAGCAAACGCAGCGGAGTCACGGCTGAACCGTCGCCCGGGGAAGGCGGCGACGCGAGCGGCTGA